From Rhododendron vialii isolate Sample 1 chromosome 10a, ASM3025357v1, the proteins below share one genomic window:
- the LOC131303266 gene encoding tRNA(His) guanylyltransferase 2-like isoform X1 translates to MANSKYEYVKSFEEEDEVMLPNLIVVRIKGRNFRRFSDVHKFEKPNDEKALNLMNTCAAAILEEYPDIVFSYGFRDEYSFVFKKKSAFYKRRASKILSVVVSLFSSVYVTKWKDYFPQMELRFPPSFQSRIITCASMEVLQAYLTWRQNDCHVQNQCNTCLWMLIKCGKSEREAQEVLKGTGKQEKNELLFQQFGINYKKLPPMFRQGSCVLRRAKRCKSEVEDIDKYKDGETLVKSPGRNVILVHSGNIASGSFWSEHSCLLKELGSFEEDINKVKPEYVKSFEFERKLLPSTWIVVRIDGRHFHGFSEEHEFEKPNDGQALNLMNSCAVAVMEEFKDVVFSYGVSDEFSFVLKRDSQFHDRHASGIVSVIVSFFSSMYVMKWKGFFPQKELKNPPPTFDGRAVCYPSKEILRDYLAWRQVDCHINNQYNTCFWMLVKSGKSKSEAQDYLKGTRAQEKSELLVQQFGIDYQTLPAMFRQGSSVFWDKEDPTERYGDGPDGKSRKKVVVEHCNIIEQSFWEAHPNILDEER, encoded by the exons GTTTTCTGATGTTCACAAGTTTGAGAAACCAAACGATGAGAAAGCTTTGAATTTGATGAACACTTGTGCCGCTGCCATTTTGGAAGAGTATCCAGATATTGTCTTCTCTTACGGATTCAGGGATGAGTACAG ctttgttttcaaaaagaagTCCGCGTTTTACAAGAGGCGTGCTAG cAAAATACTCTCTGTCGTCGTATCCCTCTTCTCATCTGTATATGTGACAAAGTGGAAGGATTATTTTCCTCAGATGGAGTTGAGGTTCCCTCCTTCATTTCAATCTCGTATCATAACCTGTGCATCAATGGAGGTTCTTCAAGCATACCTTACATGGAGACAAAACGATT GTCATGTCCAAAACCAGTGTAATACTTGTCTTTGGATGCTGATCAAATGTGGGAAGAGTGAAAGGGAAGCACAAGAAGTTCTGAAG GGAACTGGGaaacaagagaaaaatgagCTGCTTTTCCAACAGTTTGGTATCAACTACAAAAAACTTCCTCCAATGTTCCGCCAAGGGTCATGCGTTCTCAGGAGGGCAAAGAGATGCAAGTCAGAG GTGGAAGATATTGATAAATATAAAGACGGTGAAACTCTTGTTAAAAGTCCTGGGAGGAACGTAATTTTGGTCCATTCAGGAAATATAGCATCAGGAAGCTTCTGGAGTGAGCACTCGTGTCTCCTGAAGGAGCTAGGTAGTTTTgaagaggacatcaacaaagtTAAACCTGAATATGTCAAGTCCTTCGAATTTGAGCGCAAGTTGTTGCCTTCTACTTGGATTGTGGTCAGAATTGATGGCCGTCACTTTCACgg ATTTTCTGAAGAGCATGAATTTGAGAAGCCAAACGATGGGCAGGCTTTGAACCTTATGAATTCATGTGCAGTGGCTGTGATGGAAGAGTTCAAGGATGTAGTCTTCTCATATGGTGTCAGTGATGAGTTCAG ctTTGTTTTGAAGAGGGATTCCCAGTTCCATGACCGGCATGCCAG TGGCATTGTGTCTGTcattgtatcatttttctcttcaatgtATGTAATGAAGTGGAAAGGTTTCTTCCCACAGAAAGAGTTGAAGAACCCTCCTCCAACTTTTGATGGACGGGCTGTATGTTATCCATCAAAGGAGATTCTTCGAGATTACCTAGCATGGAGACAAGTTGATT GTCACATTAACAATCAGTACAATACTTGTTTCTGGATGCTCGTCAAGTCTGGCAAGAGTAAAAGTGAAGCTCAGGACTACCTAAAG GGTACTCGAGCACAAGAGAAAAGTGAATTGCTTGTCCAGCAATTTGGTATTGACTACCAGACATTACCAGCCATGTTCCGTCAGGGATCCTCTGTTTTCTGGGACAAG GAGGATCCAACTGAGAGGTACGGTGATGGACCTGATGGAAAATCTCGGAAGAAAGTTGTGGTGGAACACTGTAACATAATTGAGCAGAGCTTTTGGGAAGCTCACCCAAATATACTTGATGAAGAGCGTTAG
- the LOC131303266 gene encoding tRNA(His) guanylyltransferase 2-like isoform X3 — MANSKYEYVKSFEEEDEVMLPNLIVVRIKGRNFRRFSDVHKFEKPNDEKALNLMNTCAAAILEEYPDIVFSYGFRDEYSFVFKKKSAFYKRRASKILSVVVSLFSSVYVTKWKDYFPQMELRFPPSFQSRIITCASMEVLQAYLTWRQNDCHVQNQCNTCLWMLIKCGKSEREAQEVLKGTGKQEKNELLFQQFGINYKKLPPMFRQGSCVLRRAKRCKSEVEDIDKYKDGETLVKSPGRNVILVHSGNIASGSFWSEHSCLLKELGSFEEDINKVKPEYVKSFEFERKLLPSTWIVVRIDGRHFHGFSEEHEFEKPNDGQALNLMNSCAVAVMEEFKDVVFSYGVSDEFSFVLKRDSQFHDRHASGIVSVIVSFFSSMYVMKWKGFFPQKELKNPPPTFDGRAVCYPSKEILRDYLAWRQVDCHINNQYNTCFWMLVKSGKSKSEAQDYLKDMRFLDLKA, encoded by the exons GTTTTCTGATGTTCACAAGTTTGAGAAACCAAACGATGAGAAAGCTTTGAATTTGATGAACACTTGTGCCGCTGCCATTTTGGAAGAGTATCCAGATATTGTCTTCTCTTACGGATTCAGGGATGAGTACAG ctttgttttcaaaaagaagTCCGCGTTTTACAAGAGGCGTGCTAG cAAAATACTCTCTGTCGTCGTATCCCTCTTCTCATCTGTATATGTGACAAAGTGGAAGGATTATTTTCCTCAGATGGAGTTGAGGTTCCCTCCTTCATTTCAATCTCGTATCATAACCTGTGCATCAATGGAGGTTCTTCAAGCATACCTTACATGGAGACAAAACGATT GTCATGTCCAAAACCAGTGTAATACTTGTCTTTGGATGCTGATCAAATGTGGGAAGAGTGAAAGGGAAGCACAAGAAGTTCTGAAG GGAACTGGGaaacaagagaaaaatgagCTGCTTTTCCAACAGTTTGGTATCAACTACAAAAAACTTCCTCCAATGTTCCGCCAAGGGTCATGCGTTCTCAGGAGGGCAAAGAGATGCAAGTCAGAG GTGGAAGATATTGATAAATATAAAGACGGTGAAACTCTTGTTAAAAGTCCTGGGAGGAACGTAATTTTGGTCCATTCAGGAAATATAGCATCAGGAAGCTTCTGGAGTGAGCACTCGTGTCTCCTGAAGGAGCTAGGTAGTTTTgaagaggacatcaacaaagtTAAACCTGAATATGTCAAGTCCTTCGAATTTGAGCGCAAGTTGTTGCCTTCTACTTGGATTGTGGTCAGAATTGATGGCCGTCACTTTCACgg ATTTTCTGAAGAGCATGAATTTGAGAAGCCAAACGATGGGCAGGCTTTGAACCTTATGAATTCATGTGCAGTGGCTGTGATGGAAGAGTTCAAGGATGTAGTCTTCTCATATGGTGTCAGTGATGAGTTCAG ctTTGTTTTGAAGAGGGATTCCCAGTTCCATGACCGGCATGCCAG TGGCATTGTGTCTGTcattgtatcatttttctcttcaatgtATGTAATGAAGTGGAAAGGTTTCTTCCCACAGAAAGAGTTGAAGAACCCTCCTCCAACTTTTGATGGACGGGCTGTATGTTATCCATCAAAGGAGATTCTTCGAGATTACCTAGCATGGAGACAAGTTGATT GTCACATTAACAATCAGTACAATACTTGTTTCTGGATGCTCGTCAAGTCTGGCAAGAGTAAAAGTGAAGCTCAGGACTACCTAAAG GATATGAGGTTTCTCGACTTAAAAGCATGA
- the LOC131303266 gene encoding tRNA(His) guanylyltransferase 2-like isoform X2: protein MANSKYEYVKSFEEEDEVMLPNLIVVRIKGRNFRRFSDVHKFEKPNDEKALNLMNTCAAAILEEYPDIVFSYGFRDEYSKILSVVVSLFSSVYVTKWKDYFPQMELRFPPSFQSRIITCASMEVLQAYLTWRQNDCHVQNQCNTCLWMLIKCGKSEREAQEVLKGTGKQEKNELLFQQFGINYKKLPPMFRQGSCVLRRAKRCKSEVEDIDKYKDGETLVKSPGRNVILVHSGNIASGSFWSEHSCLLKELGSFEEDINKVKPEYVKSFEFERKLLPSTWIVVRIDGRHFHGFSEEHEFEKPNDGQALNLMNSCAVAVMEEFKDVVFSYGVSDEFSFVLKRDSQFHDRHASGIVSVIVSFFSSMYVMKWKGFFPQKELKNPPPTFDGRAVCYPSKEILRDYLAWRQVDCHINNQYNTCFWMLVKSGKSKSEAQDYLKGTRAQEKSELLVQQFGIDYQTLPAMFRQGSSVFWDKEDPTERYGDGPDGKSRKKVVVEHCNIIEQSFWEAHPNILDEER from the exons GTTTTCTGATGTTCACAAGTTTGAGAAACCAAACGATGAGAAAGCTTTGAATTTGATGAACACTTGTGCCGCTGCCATTTTGGAAGAGTATCCAGATATTGTCTTCTCTTACGGATTCAGGGATGAGTACAG cAAAATACTCTCTGTCGTCGTATCCCTCTTCTCATCTGTATATGTGACAAAGTGGAAGGATTATTTTCCTCAGATGGAGTTGAGGTTCCCTCCTTCATTTCAATCTCGTATCATAACCTGTGCATCAATGGAGGTTCTTCAAGCATACCTTACATGGAGACAAAACGATT GTCATGTCCAAAACCAGTGTAATACTTGTCTTTGGATGCTGATCAAATGTGGGAAGAGTGAAAGGGAAGCACAAGAAGTTCTGAAG GGAACTGGGaaacaagagaaaaatgagCTGCTTTTCCAACAGTTTGGTATCAACTACAAAAAACTTCCTCCAATGTTCCGCCAAGGGTCATGCGTTCTCAGGAGGGCAAAGAGATGCAAGTCAGAG GTGGAAGATATTGATAAATATAAAGACGGTGAAACTCTTGTTAAAAGTCCTGGGAGGAACGTAATTTTGGTCCATTCAGGAAATATAGCATCAGGAAGCTTCTGGAGTGAGCACTCGTGTCTCCTGAAGGAGCTAGGTAGTTTTgaagaggacatcaacaaagtTAAACCTGAATATGTCAAGTCCTTCGAATTTGAGCGCAAGTTGTTGCCTTCTACTTGGATTGTGGTCAGAATTGATGGCCGTCACTTTCACgg ATTTTCTGAAGAGCATGAATTTGAGAAGCCAAACGATGGGCAGGCTTTGAACCTTATGAATTCATGTGCAGTGGCTGTGATGGAAGAGTTCAAGGATGTAGTCTTCTCATATGGTGTCAGTGATGAGTTCAG ctTTGTTTTGAAGAGGGATTCCCAGTTCCATGACCGGCATGCCAG TGGCATTGTGTCTGTcattgtatcatttttctcttcaatgtATGTAATGAAGTGGAAAGGTTTCTTCCCACAGAAAGAGTTGAAGAACCCTCCTCCAACTTTTGATGGACGGGCTGTATGTTATCCATCAAAGGAGATTCTTCGAGATTACCTAGCATGGAGACAAGTTGATT GTCACATTAACAATCAGTACAATACTTGTTTCTGGATGCTCGTCAAGTCTGGCAAGAGTAAAAGTGAAGCTCAGGACTACCTAAAG GGTACTCGAGCACAAGAGAAAAGTGAATTGCTTGTCCAGCAATTTGGTATTGACTACCAGACATTACCAGCCATGTTCCGTCAGGGATCCTCTGTTTTCTGGGACAAG GAGGATCCAACTGAGAGGTACGGTGATGGACCTGATGGAAAATCTCGGAAGAAAGTTGTGGTGGAACACTGTAACATAATTGAGCAGAGCTTTTGGGAAGCTCACCCAAATATACTTGATGAAGAGCGTTAG
- the LOC131303268 gene encoding pentatricopeptide repeat-containing protein At2g35130-like isoform X3 has translation MAQQILKFVQKEEDVNRIHDSLGTLPPTNTTWDDIISGLVQLRLNKDWDQIIVVCEWILHKSSFHPDVICYNLLIDAYGQKSLYQKAESTYLNLLKGRCIPTEVTYALLVKAYCISGLLAKAEAVFDEMRKNGHPPSTVVYNAYMNGLLKGTNSHKAVEIFERMKRDHCEPSTDTYTMMINLYGKANQSYMALKLFHEMRSQKCKPNICTYTALVNAFARDGLCEKAEEIFEQLQKAGHEPNVYAYNALMEAYSRAGSPYAAAEIFSLMQHMGCEPDRASYNIMVDAYGRAGLHEDAQAVFEEMKQLGITPTMTSHMLLLSAYSKVGNVAKCEEIVNQMQKSGLQPDTFVFNSMLDLYGRIGQLEKMEELLKAMENGPLSADVTTYNILIIAYGRAGFFEKMEELFQLLPVKKLKPNVVTWTSRLGAYSRKKQYNRCLEIFEEMIDGGCYPDGGTCKVLLNACSSEDQIEQATAVIRAVHKEMDTTLPA, from the exons ATGGCTCAACAAATTTTGAAGTTTGTGCAGAAGGAAGAGGATGTAAATAGGATACATGATTCTCTTGGAACTCTTCCTCCCACTAACACCACATGGGATGATATCATCAGTGGTTTGGTGCAGCTTCGTTTAAACAAGGACTGGGATCAAATCATAGTG GTCTGTGAATGGATTTTGCATAAGAGTTCCTTCCATCCTGACGTTATCTGCTACAATTTGCTTATTGATGCTTATGGACAGAAGTCACTATATCAGAAGGCAGAATCCACTTATTTGAACCTTCTAAAAGGTCGATGTATTCCCACTGAAGTTACTTATGCTCTTCTAGTAAAGGCCTACTGCATATCTGGCCTTCTAGCTAAAGCTGAAGCTGTCTTTGATGAGATGAGAAAAAATGGCCACCCCCCAA GTACAGTTGTATATAATGCTTACATGAATGGGTTACTGAAGGGAACAAACTCGCATAAGGCAGTAGAGATCTTTGAAAGGATGAAGAGAGACCACTGTGAACCATCTACTGACACTTATACAATGATGATTAACCTATATGGAAAG GCAAATCAATCCTACATGGCCTTGAAGTTGTTTCATGAAATGAGGAGTCAGAAATGTAAACCGAATATTTGCACATACACTGCTTTGGTAAATGCATTTGCTAGAGACGGACTCTGTGAAAAAGCAGAAGAAATATTTGAGCAGCTACAGAAAGCTGGGCATGAGCCCAATGTATACGCTTATAATGCCCTCATGGAAGCATATAG TCGTGCAGGTTCTCCTTATGCGGCTGCAGAAATATTTTCACTCATGCAGCATATGGGTTGTGAACCAGATAGAGCTTCATACAATATTATGGTAGATGCATATGGGAGAGCTGGTCTTCATGAGG ATGCACAAGCTGTGTTTGAAGAGATGAAGCAGCTAGGAATAACCCCAACCATGACATCCCACATGCTGCTGCTCTCTGCCTACTCAAAAGTTGGCAATGTAGCAAAATGCGAAGAAATCGTGAACCAGATGCAGAAATCCGGTCTCCAACCAGATacttttgttttcaacagcatGTTGGACCTCTATGGCCGAATTGGACAGCTAGAAAAAATGGAAGAATTGTTAAAAGCCATGGAAAATGGACCTTTATCTGCTGACGTCACCACATACAACATATTGATCATTGCATATGGAAGGGCAGGTTTTTTCGAAAAAATGGAAGAGTTGTTTCAGCTGCTCCCTGTGAAGAAGTTGAAACCAAATGTGGTGACTTGGACTTCTAGGCTTGGAGCGTATTCAAGGAAGAAACAGTACAATAGATGTTTGGAAATATTTGAAGAAATGATCGACGGTGGTTGTTACCCCGATGGAGGGACTTGTAAAGTACTTCTCAACGCTTGTTCTAGTGAAGACCAGATTGAACAAGCTACTGCTGTCATTAGAGCAGTGCACAAGGAAATGGATACTACATTGCCAGCTTGA
- the LOC131303268 gene encoding pentatricopeptide repeat-containing protein At2g35130-like isoform X2 encodes MLISQSALNYVFARPRSCKTDFICRANKSDEEPIEKFKRDFLYIDKHGKFRHFNPKKVSRKKGGSLRGQGWKYGSGFVDGIFPVLSPMAQQILKFVQKEEDVNRIHDSLGTLPPTNTTWDDIISGLVQLRLNKDWDQIIVVCEWILHKSSFHPDVICYNLLIDAYGQKSLYQKAESTYLNLLKGRCIPTEVTYALLVKAYCISGLLAKAEAVFDEMRKNGHPPSTVVYNAYMNGLLKGTNSHKAVEIFERMKRDHCEPSTDTYTMMINLYGKANQSYMALKLFHEMRSQKCKPNICTYTALVNAFARDGLCEKAEEIFEQLQKAGHEPNVYAYNALMEAYSRAGSPYAAAEIFSLMQHMGCEPDRASYNIMVDAYGRAGLHEDAQAVFEEMKQLGITPTMTSHMLLLSAYSKVGNVAKCEEIVNQMQKSGLQPDTFVFNSMLDLYGRIGQLEKMEELLKAMENGPLSADVTTYNILIIAYGRAGFFEKMEELFQLLPVKKLKPNVVTWTSRLGAYSRKKQYNRCLEIFEEMIDGGCYPDGGTCKVLLNACSSEDQIEQATAVIRAVHKEMDTTLPA; translated from the exons AT GTTGATTTCTCAATCTGCATTGAATTATGTCTTTGCGAGACCAAGAAGTTGTAAGACTGATTTCATATGTAGAGCAAACAAATCTGATGAGGAACCTATTGAGAAGTTCAAACGCGACTTTCTGTACATTGACAAACATGGCAAATTTCGACACTTCAATCCCAAGAAAGTTTCCAGAAAGAAAG GTGGCTCTTTAAGGGGACAAGGGTGGAAATATGGATCTGGATTTGTTGATGGAATTTTTCCAGTGCTGAGCCCAATGGCTCAACAAATTTTGAAGTTTGTGCAGAAGGAAGAGGATGTAAATAGGATACATGATTCTCTTGGAACTCTTCCTCCCACTAACACCACATGGGATGATATCATCAGTGGTTTGGTGCAGCTTCGTTTAAACAAGGACTGGGATCAAATCATAGTG GTCTGTGAATGGATTTTGCATAAGAGTTCCTTCCATCCTGACGTTATCTGCTACAATTTGCTTATTGATGCTTATGGACAGAAGTCACTATATCAGAAGGCAGAATCCACTTATTTGAACCTTCTAAAAGGTCGATGTATTCCCACTGAAGTTACTTATGCTCTTCTAGTAAAGGCCTACTGCATATCTGGCCTTCTAGCTAAAGCTGAAGCTGTCTTTGATGAGATGAGAAAAAATGGCCACCCCCCAA GTACAGTTGTATATAATGCTTACATGAATGGGTTACTGAAGGGAACAAACTCGCATAAGGCAGTAGAGATCTTTGAAAGGATGAAGAGAGACCACTGTGAACCATCTACTGACACTTATACAATGATGATTAACCTATATGGAAAG GCAAATCAATCCTACATGGCCTTGAAGTTGTTTCATGAAATGAGGAGTCAGAAATGTAAACCGAATATTTGCACATACACTGCTTTGGTAAATGCATTTGCTAGAGACGGACTCTGTGAAAAAGCAGAAGAAATATTTGAGCAGCTACAGAAAGCTGGGCATGAGCCCAATGTATACGCTTATAATGCCCTCATGGAAGCATATAG TCGTGCAGGTTCTCCTTATGCGGCTGCAGAAATATTTTCACTCATGCAGCATATGGGTTGTGAACCAGATAGAGCTTCATACAATATTATGGTAGATGCATATGGGAGAGCTGGTCTTCATGAGG ATGCACAAGCTGTGTTTGAAGAGATGAAGCAGCTAGGAATAACCCCAACCATGACATCCCACATGCTGCTGCTCTCTGCCTACTCAAAAGTTGGCAATGTAGCAAAATGCGAAGAAATCGTGAACCAGATGCAGAAATCCGGTCTCCAACCAGATacttttgttttcaacagcatGTTGGACCTCTATGGCCGAATTGGACAGCTAGAAAAAATGGAAGAATTGTTAAAAGCCATGGAAAATGGACCTTTATCTGCTGACGTCACCACATACAACATATTGATCATTGCATATGGAAGGGCAGGTTTTTTCGAAAAAATGGAAGAGTTGTTTCAGCTGCTCCCTGTGAAGAAGTTGAAACCAAATGTGGTGACTTGGACTTCTAGGCTTGGAGCGTATTCAAGGAAGAAACAGTACAATAGATGTTTGGAAATATTTGAAGAAATGATCGACGGTGGTTGTTACCCCGATGGAGGGACTTGTAAAGTACTTCTCAACGCTTGTTCTAGTGAAGACCAGATTGAACAAGCTACTGCTGTCATTAGAGCAGTGCACAAGGAAATGGATACTACATTGCCAGCTTGA